acacacacacacacacacacacacacagacacacagacacacagacacacagacacagacaggcacacaaaaacataGCTCACTAAATTAATCTTATGGAACAaagcccccatcccccccccaatgccccccccaaaaacagGAAACCACTGTGATCGTTTCAACGCAGCACAACGCATGAAGACAGACAGGGCGTCGCTCTACAAACCTTGCTCAGAATGTCATCCACCAGCTTCAGAAAAATCTCATCGACATTAAAGTTATCCTTGGCACTCGCCTCACAAAACCGCATCCCGGATATCCGTGAAGCAAACTGTAGAAGAAAAAACCCAACCAAGTAAAACAAAGCGAAAAGCAATCAAACATCCTTCATAATAGACTAATAAAAAGACTTTATATGTCTCCATTTCTTTGAATACCACATAATGGAATTAAATGTAGTGCACGATTGGGCTTCTGAAGACACCAGGCTGTAATGAATATTGCTTGCTTGCCCAATACAACGGAGGGAGTGCTTCCACTTACTCTTTCCCCTTGTTGCCGAGTTATTATCCTGTCGCTCTCACAGTCCAGCTTATTCCCAACGAGCAGGAGCTCTGCATCCTCAGAAGCATACTGccagagaacacacacagcttcagaGGGGACGCGCGCAAAGCAACAGCCATTCTCCCACTCCTCAGCTTCACACAGCGTGCCCTCACGCCCGCTAGCCACAAGACAACGTCTGAGATTATGCTCTGGGAAAGCGAAAATGAGGTCATGAAGTCTTGGGGTTTTTACAGATGCTCCAACACCGGTCACAGCGGAAGGAGAAAACAACATGAGGATCAACGTGACTTCGCGAGTCCCACCTTGTGCAAAGGCgatttgttcatttacaatTTTTCCTGAGCTGAGCGGGAATCATCAGCTGGGAAAAATCCCAAAGTCACCTACTGAAGAGatcatacattcacatacattcacattggAATACTGAAACGCATTTATCAGAATATTCAGCAGCCCCTTTCACAGtccgttttgtgtgtgtatgtgtgagagattAAATTTTAGgtttttctttatataaaaCATCTCATGTGATCACAGTAGAAGAAATGgtgaaattttgttttacatgtcacatttttgtttgttaaccAGAGAGAGTTAACAGACACTGATCACACATGAAATAACAATTTCAAAAAAGGcaaccacaaaacacatttactttAGTGAACAGTTACTTTACACAAAATGATGTGCTAATTTGTGAATGAACAATTTAGCAACATTGCTAACCCACCAGAAATGGTGGATTGGTGGCAATGATGGAAATTTAACATGTGACAGCATAATGTGACATCAGGCCAAACTGAATGGAATTTTGGACTTAAATGTTGACTTTTATTTGAAGTGCCTGGTGAAAAATATGTTGGGTTTTGTAATTTctgtgaaagcaatgaaaatttTGTTAGTTTTGTAACGTTTGTTAAGAGTTCAGACAGCTGTGATCGATATTTTGACAGCACAGACTTCAGTTTGTAGAAATGTGCAAAATCAACTGAGAAAACCTGTAACAgaatcagtttaaaaaaatacaggcaCCAAATCTCTGATGCTCTCAGCACAGGTATTATTAGACAATGACAAGTGCAATGATGGTCCaataaaactgttcaaaaacagcactgttatACAGTTTGGAGAACTCTACCTTGTCaatcattttcatccatttgGGCAAGTCGTCGAAGGTCTCTTGCTTGGTGATGTCGTACACCAGCACAATGCCCTTGGCGCCACGGTAGTAGGCTGAGGTGATGCTGTTAAACCTCTCCTGTCCAGCTGTGTCCCTGCATGGGGGAACCACAGGAAGCACAGTGGTAACAACACGAGACTCCAGCAGAGCCAAAAAACACCAGCAGGAATACTTCTATAAATGTCTTTACAAAGATATTATGGATTGTATGGTATAGTGCAATTTGTATGTCGTATGAGGTACAATCAATTGTATTTTCAGTTGGTGTAAACGcaactacatttacataaaaGGAAGCACATcgattaaaataattttatagaGCCAAATAAATATCAACAATTCTAGAACAGGTGTGAGAAAAGTTTGTGAACCCTTTGGAATTACCTGCATCCCTGCATTAACTGCACCTAAAATATGGTCTGATCTTCATCTAAGTCATAACAATAGATAAACACAATctgattaaacaaataatacacaaaCAATTGCActttttcatgtcttcattgAACGTATGGCTTAAACAATCAAAGTCTGGGCTGGAAAAAAGTATCGGAAACGCTAGGATAATGACTCCTATGCAAGCGAGTAACAGGAATCAAGTGAGCCAATCAATGAGATGACATTCAGATGTGGGGTAGAGATGCCCTGCCCTCTAAAAACCCTACAAAGTTTGGTTACCAACAGAGTCTGCCCTTCACAACAGATCTATCGATATGAAATATGCTCCGATCAGGAGATTTCAGAGAACCTCAGAAGAAGAGTTGTTGAGGCTCGTAAGGCTGCAAGGGGTAACAAAAGCATGGCTACAGTTTTGGGCCTCTATCAATCCAAATGCAGAGAGTGCACAAATGGAGGAATTTCAGCACCATTACTACTCTCCCTAGGAGTGGGCGTCCTGCGTGCACAGTACAATGCTCAAATAGgttaaacagatgaaaaaatttgcattttggaaTGGCCAACTCAAGAGTCTTGACCTTCACACCATTTAAATGCTGTGGCATGACCTGAAGTGAGCCATTCCTGCCAGACATCCCAGAAGTATCAATGAACTAAGACAATTCTGTAAGCAAGAATGACCCAAAATACCACCTCACCATTGTGTGGGTCTGATCTGAGGGTAGAGGAAATGTTTGGTTGAGGTTACTGCTGCTAAAGGAGGTTCCAGCAGTTATTACTTCTAAAGATCCACATACCTTCACATTCTAAAGATTCACATACTTCTAAAGATTCACAGCCTAGACTGTGAATGTTTAAACCATGTGGTCAACGAAGACATGAAAAGGTACATTcgtttgtgtgttgtttcatCAGATTGTGTTTATCTATAATTATGACATAGATGAAGATCAAACCACATTTTCAGGGCAATTCATTGACGAATGCAGGTAATTCCAAAGCGttcacaaacattttctcacaactgTATGTAATTTCAATTCATGACACAAACCACTCCACATAGGCTGGACTTCTACCGCCTTCAAAACAAGCCTGCTTATAGATCTTTTCTGCATTTACCTTGGCCACACAGGGCCTTGGCTTCCCAAACAGGCACACTGTCTGTGAGGAGTGTAGAGGTGTCACGCTGCATAGGGTTAGGGCAGTGTGGGAGCCAAGGATGCTGGGAAGTTGGATGGGAGTGGCACTGTGACGCATTCAGGGCGGGCAGCCATCCAGCTGGGGATGGGTGATGGGTGATGGGGTGAGGTTAGtagctgcacacacagacatgttattatgagcaaacacagcacagtcactcACGACATTTTAACGTGAGAGCCCATCTGCCACAGCATGCCCTTTCACCCCTGTATGTGGCCACTGATGTCAGAGGTACACATAGACTAAGAGCTGTATTACAGTGCACTCAGATTACAAGAATGACATCCATCCAGGAcaattttattcttaaaaacatttgattCTTAACAACAGAGCtctaaattaatatattaatttggCTATTTCAAACgatgtattttttaataatttcactgaaaaacgtcttaattttttatttaaagtgttttaacattttataatttgCTCAACTGTGAGGGTGGTGGACTGCAACCCTAAACTCTCTTGTCCTAAAACACCATGCCCAAATAAGTCCATTAgcctaaaagaaaaaaaaaaaaaacgcataaTCTGCACATCACAGAGCTGAAAAAATGATATCACTCATTCACAATGGCAAGAGCCTGAAGTCACAAGCTGTAGTCATGACATTTCAATTAGCCATGCCCAGGCAAAGCATTCCTCTAGAATGTCTTCATGAGGGAGATCACTCGGTGCATTACAGCGTCTGTTACATCTCAGAACTACCCAGCAAATCTCGGCGAAAAAGCATtaggctgattttttttccctactcTCTGAGGGCAAGCTACCAAAAGATTAATTAATGAAAGAAGCATTAAAGACTTGTGGCATTTGCTGATGACAGTTAAAAAGCTGCATCTCGGTCAGGTAAGGACAGGGGATGCACCTACATGTATGCTTATGTAAAGGAAAACAATGGAGTGGATTTATAAGCCATTGTTATAGCAACACAAAGGCTATTAATGTCACAAGCTAAGAATCCCATTAAACCTCACCATTGTACAATCTCATCCGTATCCTATTAAGAAGAATTGTCAAAGATAAGGCCACAGCACCAAGTCAATTTTCTTCACAACCAGCCACAGGATACAGCTGAATACCCATTATCAAACACAGGGCTACTGGAGCAGATTTCAGCATGCTGACAGCAAATAGATCATGAAGATAAAGGCATGAGCCTGGTGCAGAGATCACGTTGGAAGAGGTGTTTCTTGAGAAGACAATGGTGTTAGAAGCAGCCCAGAGTCTGGGAGGCAGTGTGTAGCGTGTTAAAGTCACAGGGCAGCATTAGTCCGGCAGGTGTGAGGGGTTAGTCACAGGTATTGAAGCCCTCTTCATTGGAATCAAAGGCGACATATGGTGAGGCCAGAGCTGTCTCACTTACCAGATCTGCAATCTGATCTTCTTCCCTCTCAACTCtacagttttgattttaaaatcaacacctATTAAAGATTGGAAAGAGGAAGACATACAGGGGACAGAAGGAAATGACATATTGATATAAAATAATTGGTTGAGTTTGAGAGGGCCAGTATTACAAATTCAAATCACCCCATCATGTATGATTAGTGCctttcaaaaatacaataaaattgcATCTAGCTAagaagagaaacaaaagcatAATCAAagcagagttttattttttttttttactatttttttacTGCAGAGTTTATGTATTAATGAAAAAGCTAAGAAGTTTGATTCAACGATATGAATGCCTTTCAGCTTTTCACAGCTCAGACAGCTGCAGACCTAACTAAACATTAAAATGCTACATGTTTAGAGAAAGGAAAATCATGTCTGTCTAAAATTACTTCTTTGACAAGAAAGAGGCTGAAATGACCACACATAAAAGTTTCTGGCTCTGACTGTTATGGATCGCTTCCTCAAAAATGGAACAGCAGTTGGAACAACCCACACGAGATACGCACGACACtgccacacaaacagagctCACATAAGTGACAACATTACTTAACAGACAGGCCTATAATTTGCAACATGACTGTGCACAGAGTGAAAGCGTGCCAGGCCAGACGTCCTCACTCAAGCTATTTTGAGAATTGTCTCTTGCTTGCGCTTGGTATTGCATGTCCTTTGTGGAGAGTAGGGTAGTTTTACAGAAGAGGACAGTACCACTATCTTACAAAACACTAGAACTCAGTCAAGCATCTACAGCTGCCATCATTGTAGCAGCACATGGACAGACTATCAATAAAGACGTTTCCCAATCACGTGTCACGCGATATGCTCTGAATCAGCGTGAATTCCAAAACATTTCTGCTATGAAAATGGACcagaaaatataatattttgtggATTACAAATTACAGGATACATACTGTAATAAATCGTAAAATTCCAAGTATCTTGCATACCCTTGACAGACTACTGACACAAATTCCCACTAACGAGGCCTAGTAATCCTTATCATGTGGCAGCCCGATAGTTTGACAAGGAGCTGGTTAGATCAGACCACAATGCCTGTCTTACTTCAGGAAGCTTCCTGTTTTAGGAAGACGGAAACCCCAGCGGTATCCTCAGAGAGCTGCCCACACAGCTGCAAACACCAATTCGTGCATATCAGTGTGGCTGATTTTAAATTGTTTGATCATGCCATGCCTTCAAAAAATAGTTTGTTTTATGGGGTTCACTGTCGTAGAAAGTAACGAGAGGCTATCCCCTTTTTGAAGGCTTCCATCTTTATTCGCTGTGTGACAATCTCTGGTCTTTAGCTGGATTTGCCTTCGGGACTGAATAAAATTGAAGGCTTTTTTGTTCGCGCTCTTGCGGTGCAACAGGAAATGCACTGACGAAGTTTACCTGGCATTCTCACTAAaccacatttaattttttacacGAGGGAGACTGGAGAAACATGCTTTGCACGTAACTTTGATTAATGTAGTTAGTGTATTGTCATAATAACGTTTGTgttagtagctagctatctgatGTGACAATAGAGAAAACCCTAGGTCAGAAGCTGACATCTAGATGACAGTCAAATTTTCTTTAAGGCATGCCAGACTGCTCATAAGCATCCTGTTAAATAGACTTACCAGTCTTGCTAATAACTACATTCATTGTAGCTAACTAGTCAGCTGGCAACTGGCGTACTAACCAACAACCGTTAGACAAGTTAACTAACTTACTTAATTTCGCTGTAAAAAGTGTAGTTAGCTACCTACATTTGGTAACGATGGTTGTTAGTTAGTCCACTAATGTAGCCATCTATAGCTCGGTCGCTAGTCTATTTACCGTTAGCAGGAAACAAATGACTTACCAACAGTTGACTTGCATGCTTCGCAAAAAGTATCATCCGTGAATCTTTCCATCAGGCTGGTTTTACCCACGCCACGGGAGCCGATTATGATGATCTGAAGTTTGAAATCGGCCGGCCGGGGCGGCATTTTCCTCCGGCGCGACTGAGCTCCCGTCAGCGCTGGGGACCCTCCCGCGGAGCCCCCGCTAATCCCCCCTCCACCGCGCCTCCGTTGTATCTCGTATCTCGAATCCATCAATAATTCCTCATTggtataatatatacatatatgtttaaaaaaccGAACGATACGTTTTGTAGGaatttttttggaatgttttcCCAGAAGTCCACTAAACTTTTTTCTTCCCCTGCGGCTAACTTGATAAGGCAAACTCCTACCACCAGTTTGCGAGCTACATTACATCAACagtttactgtggcaattcCGCTTCCGTCGCATTTTATTGGGAAACTGCGACACCCCGCGACCGAAGTGCTAGCCACGACCAATTCATTTGACGTGAGATACGCTTCAGCCTTACAGGGACTCGTGGGCACCCGTAGTCGAAAGCATATGACGAACAGATCTTCCGATGAACAGGAATAACAGCTGTAACCTGCGGAATTTTGACAGTCTCTTCCTGCATTAGCATATACATAGCTATACAGTATAGTCCTTTCCATTGTGTTTTGCTAGCGTAAAAGCTGCCGCGGGACCATGGCTGCTCAGAAGATAAACGAAGCACATGAACACATTGCCAAGGCTGAGAAACAGTAAGGAGCACATTGCTAGCTACTGTAGATACctcgatagctagctagctctccGACAAGAACAAGAATACGAAATGGATAGTTCGCTAGCGGGTCTACATAGCCTTAATGCTGCTGTCAAGCTCATTTACTGTACTGTTGTGCCGTTTAATGATCTGCTCCGGCTTGCTGGCTTGCCGGCTTACCCAGTCATTTTCAAGGGAGAAATTGTCATTGCAGATTCAAAGAAGTGTGTGGCAACGTTAGCTGACATTAGATATTGCTATCTACCAACGTAACTAGCTACCCAGGTGACGTTAGAGGAGTCACTGTAGTTGCTAGCTAGGcacctagctaacgttagacCTAACGTTACAATGGCGCTGCTTGTAGTGCACGTCATACAATCGGTTGCCACTGTGGCAATCCATTTTATTGATTAGGGGTATTGTGAAGGTGTGCCACAGTCCAACGCTGTAATAtcattttgtttggaaaacagCATGACAGTCTCCATTGATTTCGTTCCGATTTGCTGCCAGGTCCTGAACAACTTAGTTAGCCAGctataattattttgttgtgaGCTCTATCACTAAGTAATATTTTCTGAGATTCTGGTTCAGAGAAGGCTGTATTTCAGCCATTAGCTGTTACACACACCACTTACGTGGATTCATGAAAGTCAGTCAAGTTTATTTTGTCATGCAAACTCCTGGCTCCAAACGTCCACATGATAGCAATGTAAAACCAGCATTTTCATGCATATAACATTGTGAATGTGTCTATCGTAGTTTAAAGACAAGTTTCATGAAGTGGAAACCAGACTATGATAGCGCTGCTTCCGAGTATGCAAAAGCAGGTAAGATCATCTCAATGCCACAAATGACACGATTCCTACCCCAACATAATAACAGACatgcaaagatttttttcccattaaaaatgaaagaggaCCCAGAATTATATTCCTCAGACCCAAATTTACAGCCTTACATCTTTATTGCTGAAGTGTATATCCTACTTGTTCACCTCTGAAAGGGCATGATCTATagtctttgtgttttctttaagcATTAAGTGTACATGATAAAGCAGTTTGTATAGACTAGTGGAGTAacttcagtttgtgtgtgtgttggtgatgTAGAATTGCAAAACATCCTTAATCCTCAATTGTTTTTCTCCACAGCTGTTGCCTTCAAAAATGCCAAGCAGCTAGAGCTGGCAAAGGACGCCTACCTGAAGGAGGCAGAGGCACACACTGAAAATAGAGCGTATCCCTCcaccagctgtttttttttttctttacgaTATATCTATGCATGGCAAAACATCAAATACAACATTTTGAATctatgctgttattattattatattgattGCTTTATAATGATTATGGAATGTAACCATAGTACTACATTATAATTGGAAATTGGCTACATTACACCATATATTGAGGTGGATAATCTAAATGAGAAATGGCATCCTGTCATATGAGTGTACATTTGTTGAATGGATAGCTCACAGATGTGCATTTGTTGCACAGATTTTGTTGCAGACTTATAACTCTGTCAATGCCAGGATAGAATGCTTCacataatgaaatataaatttttgtatttcataatt
The nucleotide sequence above comes from Megalops cyprinoides isolate fMegCyp1 chromosome 2, fMegCyp1.pri, whole genome shotgun sequence. Encoded proteins:
- the LOC118795773 gene encoding ras-related protein Rab-12, with product MDSRYEIQRRRGGGGISGGSAGGSPALTGAQSRRRKMPPRPADFKLQIIIIGSRGVGKTSLMERFTDDTFCEACKSTVGVDFKIKTVELRGKKIRLQIWDTAGQERFNSITSAYYRGAKGIVLVYDITKQETFDDLPKWMKMIDKYASEDAELLLVGNKLDCESDRIITRQQGERFASRISGMRFCEASAKDNFNVDEIFLKLVDDILSKMPLEMSSKGLSNSILSLQPEPEVPPELPPPRVRCC